The Pseudomonadota bacterium sequence CTTCGTGCGCGAGACCGCGAGCAAGAACCAGGTGCTGCACTCGATGATCGGCCAGGGCTACCACGGCACCACCCTGCCGCCGGCGATCCAGCGCAACATCCTCGAGAACCCCGCCTGGTACACGGCCTACACGCCCTACCAGCCGGAGATCAGCCAGGGGCGCCTCGAGGCGCTGCTCAACTTCCAGACCCTCGCCTCGGATCTGACGGGGCTGGACGTGGCCAACGCCTCCCTGCTCGATGAGGCCACCGCGGCCGCCGAGGCCATGGGCGTGGCGCGACGGACCAACCGCGCCAAGGTGAACACCTTCTTCGTCGACCAGGATTGCCTGCCGCAGACCATCGCCGTGCTGCGCACCCGCGCAGAGCCGCTAGGCCTGCAGATCGTCGTCGGCGATCCGTTCACGGACCTCGATCCCGCCACGGTGTTCGGCGCTCTATTCCAATACCCGGGCGTCAACGGCGTCATCCACGACTTCACCGCGCCGATCGCTGCCTTACACGAACATAAGGCGGTGGCCGTCGTGGCCGCGGACCCGATGGCCCTGTGCCTGCTCAAGCCGCCCGGCGAGATGGGCGCGGACATCGCCGTGGGGTCGATGCAGCGCTTCGGCATGCCCATGGGCGCCGGCGGCCCCCACGCGGCGTACATCGCCGTGCGCGACAAGCTCAAGCGCGCCCTGCCCGGCCGGCTGGTGGGCGTCTCGCGCGATGCGCGCGGCAACCGCGCCTACCGCCTCGCCCTGCAGACCCGCGAGCAGCACATCCGCCGCCAGCAGGCCACCTCCAACATCTGCACGGCGCAGGTGCTGCCGGCGGTGATCGCGTCCATGTACGCCGTGTTCCACGGCCCCCAGGGCCTGCGCGCCATCGCCCGCTCGATCCATAAGCGCGCCGTGGTCATCGCCGAGGGCCTCGAGCAGATCGGCTTTGAGGTGCTACCCGACGCGTTCTTCGACACGCTGACCATCCAGGTCGACGCCTACCAGGGCCTGATCGTGCGCAACGCCCTGCAGGAAGGCATCAACGTGCGCCGCATCGGCCGCGATCGCATCGCCCTCACGGTGGACGAAACCACCCGTCGGCCGCACATCGAGGGCATCTGGCGCGCCTTCGGCGGCTCGCGAGTGAAGGTGGAGGAGAGCCCGGGCTTCGAGCGCCTGCCGCAGGCGCTTCGCCGCACCAGCGAGTACCTCACCCACCCGGTCTTCCACATGAACCGAGCGGAAGCGGAAATGACCCGCTACATGCGCCGCCTCGCCGACCGCGATCTTGCCCTCGATCGCGCAATGATTCCCTTAGGTTCGTGCACGATGAAGCTCAACGCCACGGCGGAGATGCTGCCCATCACCTGGCCCGAGTTCTCGAACATCCACCCCTTCGCCCCCGCCGACCAGCGCGCCGGCTACGCGGAGCTCATCGAGGATCTCTCCGACAAGCTCTGCACCATCACCGGCTTCGACGGCCTCTCGATGCAGCCGAACTCCGGCGCCCAGGGCGAGTACGCGGGCCTGCTCACGATCCGCGGCTACCACCAC is a genomic window containing:
- the gcvP gene encoding aminomethyl-transferring glycine dehydrogenase, with product MDLTANPADESTPHYKPYDFANRRHIGPSQPEMDAMLEALGVDSLEALIEQTIPANLRLQEPLDFGPGMAEGDALNFVRETASKNQVLHSMIGQGYHGTTLPPAIQRNILENPAWYTAYTPYQPEISQGRLEALLNFQTLASDLTGLDVANASLLDEATAAAEAMGVARRTNRAKVNTFFVDQDCLPQTIAVLRTRAEPLGLQIVVGDPFTDLDPATVFGALFQYPGVNGVIHDFTAPIAALHEHKAVAVVAADPMALCLLKPPGEMGADIAVGSMQRFGMPMGAGGPHAAYIAVRDKLKRALPGRLVGVSRDARGNRAYRLALQTREQHIRRQQATSNICTAQVLPAVIASMYAVFHGPQGLRAIARSIHKRAVVIAEGLEQIGFEVLPDAFFDTLTIQVDAYQGLIVRNALQEGINVRRIGRDRIALTVDETTRRPHIEGIWRAFGGSRVKVEESPGFERLPQALRRTSEYLTHPVFHMNRAEAEMTRYMRRLADRDLALDRAMIPLGSCTMKLNATAEMLPITWPEFSNIHPFAPADQRAGYAELIEDLSDKLCTITGFDGLSMQPNSGAQGEYAGLLTIRGYHHGRGDKQRDVCLIPSSAHGTNPASAAMCGMQVVVIKTDDGGNIDVDDFRAKAEAHADHLAAAMITYPSTHGVFEETIREVCDIVHEHGGQVYMDGANLNAQVGLARPGDFGADVCHLNLHKTFCIPHGGGGPGMGPIGVKAHLVPYLPDHPANGAAAGSPTVSAAPYGSPGILPISWIYCLLMGGGGLTQATRVAILNANYIAQRLSKAYDILYTGGNGRVAHECIVDTRPLNDKAGVTVDDIAKRLIDCGFHPPTMSWPVAGTFMIEPTESESKAELDRFCDAMLAIAEEAAAIERGEVDRENNALKNAPHTVEDLVGDWDRPYSRETACFPAGAFRIDKYWPPVNRVDNVYGDRNLVCACPPLEDYASDE